A genomic window from Punica granatum isolate Tunisia-2019 chromosome 2, ASM765513v2, whole genome shotgun sequence includes:
- the LOC116196400 gene encoding extensin translates to MSMVSGIQGLLLEVTVVGCNKLKDTEWISRQDPYVCLEYGSTKFRTRTCTDGGKNPTFQEKFVFNLIEGLRELSIAVWNSNTLSFDDFIGSGKVQLHKVLSQGFDDTAWPLQTKTGRHAGEVRLILHYANATKPMTSGFPSAPPCYPQAPPNYSTPPPPAVSPYGPPPPTAYPAPHPYSAYPPHPAAYPPPPYIPAQPSAYPPPAYPPPSAYPPPPYPPPPPGAPYCPPGPYPGLYPPPPY, encoded by the exons ATGTCGATGGTTTCTGGGATTCAAGGACTGCTCCTCGAGGTCACAG TTGTGGGTTGCAACAAATTGAAGGACACCGAGTGGATTTCTAGACAGGATCCGTACGTCTGTCTCGAGTATGGCAGCACCAAGTTCCGGACAAGGACCTGCACAG ATGGTGGAAAGAATCCGACGTTCCAAGAGAAATTTGTATTTAACCTCATTGAAGGCCTGAGGGAGCTTAGCATTGCAGTATGGAACAGCAACACCCTCTCTTTTGATGACTTCATTGGCAGCGGAAA AGTTCAGCTCCACAAGGTTCTTTCACAGGGCTTCGACGACACTGCCTGGCCTCTTCAAACTAAAACCGGCAG GCATGCTGGAGAGGTCCGTCTCATATTACATTACGCTAACGCAACT AAACCCATGACCAGCGGCTTCCCATCAGCTCCACCATGCTACCCGCAGGCACCACCAAATTATTCTACACCACCGCCTCCTGCGGTGTCACCTTATGGCCCACCACCACCCACAGCTTACCCGGCCCCTCATCCGTACTCTGCGTACCCTCCACATCCAGCTGCATATCCTCCACCACCGTATATTCCTGCTCAGCCCTCTGCTTATCCTCCTCCTGCTTATCCTCCACCCTCAGCCTACCCACCGCCTCCCTACCCTCCTCCACCTCCTGGTGCTCCTTACTGCCCCCCAG GTCCTTATCCCGGACTTTATCCTCCGCCACCCTACTGA
- the LOC116196399 gene encoding cyclase-like protein 2: protein MTMKNPLEERPNTRMKQKGFLTMLKAPLPLILILADLSVSIASASDAYPTIPGTGDCLRTDGLVPVRREVYGNGRIIDITHRITPEMPSFERLGQILWLAHSMKNGSSFNFSLMKLPAHTGTHVDAPGHYFDQYFDAGFDVDTLDLEVLNGPALLIDVPRDKNITAEVMESLKIPRGVRRVLFRTLNTDRGLMYKNFFDTSFVGFKEDGAKWLVKNTDIKLVGIDYLSIAAFDDDISSHLALLESREIIVVEGLKLDDVPTGLYNVHCLPLRFPGAEGSPIRCILME from the exons ATGACCATGAAAAATCCATTGGAAGAACGACCGAACACAAGGATGAAACAAAAAGGCTTTCTAACCATGCTCAAAGCCCCCCTCCCCCTCATTCTCATCCTTGCCGACCTCTCTGTCTCAATTGCCTCTGCCTCCGACGCCTACCCGACCATCCCCGGCACTGGTGACTGCTTACGAACCGACGGTCTAGTGCCAGTGCGCCGAGAAGTGTATGGGAATGGGAGGATCATCGACATCACCCACAGAATAACACCGGAGATGCCCTCGTTTGAGCGGTTGGGGCAGATCTTGTGGCTGGCCCACAGCATGAAGAACGGCTCCTCCTTCAACTTCTCACTGATGAAGCTGCCTGCCCACACCGGGACCCATGTCGATGCCCCTGGCCACTACTTCGATCAGTACTTTGATGCTGGGTTCGATGTTGATACGCTAGATCTTGAAGTCCTTAACG GTCCAGCACTACTGATTGATGTTCCAAGGGACAAGAACATTACTG CCGAAGTGATGGAGTCCCTAAAGATCCCAAGGGGCGTGAGGCGCGTGCTCTTTAGAACTCTAAACACGGATAG GGGCCTCATGTATAAGAACTTCTTTGACACGAGCTTCGTGGGGTTCAAGGAGGACGGGGCCAAATGGTTGGTAAAGAACACGGACATCAAATTAGTCG GAATCGATTACTTGTCCATCGCTGCATTTGACGATGACATCTCGTCTCACCTTGCTCTCCTTGAAAGCAGG GAGATTATTGTTGTGGAAGGCTTAAAGCTCGACGATGTTCCAACAGGACTATACAATGTTCACTGCTTGCCCCTGAGGTTCCCCGGTGCCGAGGGATCGCCAATAAGATGCATCCTCATGGAATGA
- the LOC116194072 gene encoding protein IRX15-LIKE-like produces MKISNTNLILFHPSIHKQPTHTSIPRHLWLLFFLTFFTLAFTLTRLTATSPAPRSPAPTTLPPSVSAALLHYAAAAAAAATAPNSTRPHAMTPNELSAVSSAILRHPKRGQLNLLIFGIVHETVLFHALNFGGRTVVLDENEYAATKLEQQFEGIEAYDVQYMTRVSETQTLLQEARGLAKADCRPVQNLLYSECRLALNGLPNHIYEVDWDAILIDGPRGHLPSAPGRMSAIFTAAVLARSKKTGGKTTHVFVHDFDREVERVSGVEFLCPENLVETVDGLAHFIVERAPNHSSRFCRKRTSSSSLPFSAS; encoded by the exons atgaaaatctcAAACACAAatctcatcctcttccatccCTCGATCCACAAGCAACCAACCCACACCTCCATCCCCCGCCACCTATggctcctcttcttcctcaccTTCTTCACCTTAGCCTTCACCCTCACCCGCCTCACCGCCACCTCCCCGGCCCCCCGCTCCCCCGCCCCGACCACCCTCCCGCCTTCCGTCTCCGCCGCCCTCCTTCACTATGCCGCCGCCGCTGCCGCTGCCGCTACCGCTCCCAACTCCACCCGTCCCCATGCCATGACCCCCAACGAGCTTTCCGCTGTCTCCTCGGCCATCCTCCGCCACCCCAAGCGTGGCCAGCTCAACCTCCTCATCTTCGGGATCGTCCACGAGACCGTCCTCTTCCACGCCCTCAACTTTGGCGGACGCACCGTGGTCCTTGACGAGAACGAGTACGCCGCCACCAAGCTGGAGCAGCAGTTCGAGGGGATCGAGGCGTACGATGTCCAGTACATGACGAGAGTGAGCGAGACGCAGACCCTCCTCCAAGAGGCCCGGGGACTGGCCAAGGCCGACTGCCGGCCCGTCCAGAACCTGCTCTACTCGGAGTGCAGGCTGGCTCTGAACGGGCTGCCCAACCACATCTACGAGGTCGACTGGGACGCGATACTGATCGATG GGCCGCGGGGACACTTGCCGTCCGCACCGGGGAGGATGTCAGCAATTTTCACGGCGGCGGTACTGGCCCGGAGCAAGAAGACCGGCGGTAAGACGACGCACGTGTTTGTTCACGATTTTGATCGGGAGGTGGAGAGAGTGAGCGGCGTGGAGTTTCTATGCCCAGAGAATTTGGTTGAAACTGTCGATGGGCTGGCCCATTTCATCGTGGAGAGGGCGCCAAATCATAGTTCCAGGTTCTGCAGGAAACGcacatcttcttcttcgttgCCATTCTCGGCCTCATAA